The genomic stretch TGCATTCGTCAAAATTTTCATGATAGATTGGCAAGATAAGGGGAAACAAACAGATGACTTTCTCGATTCTTGCACAAGATTTGAACAGTGGCGCTTTCGGGGGCGCTGCGGCGACCGGGTCGCTTTGTGTGGGCGGCTGGGTGCTGCGGGGCGATTCGCGCGCCGGGATGTCCGCCTCGCAAGGGGCGGCGCCATCGACGATGTGGGGCGAAGATACGCTGCTGCGGATGCGCGCAGGGGACAGTGCCGAACAGGCGATTGCGACCGTGACCTGGCCGGATGAAGGGCGCGCCTGGCGACAATTGGCGGCGCTGGACCGCGCGGGCGGCACGGCCTGCCACACCGGATCTGCCAATACCGCATGGCGCGGGGCGCTGATGGCACCGGGGCTGGTAGTCTCGGGGAATATGCTGGCTGGCCCACAGGTGCTAGAGGCGTTGCGCGGCGGTTTCCTGGCCGCGCCCGGCACGCTGGCAGAACGCCTGCTGGCGGCGCTGGCGGCGGCCGAGGCGGCAGGCGGCGATACCCGCGGCCTGCAATCGGCGGCGCTTTTGGTGGTGTCCGACGATGCGCCCACGCTGACCCTGCGGGTGGATTATTCCGAAAACCCGGTCGCCGCGCTGGACGATCTGCATAGACGCAGCCAGAGCGGTGATTACGCGGCCTGGCTGCCCAGTGTGCCGACCCGCAACAACCCCTGGCGCGGCCATGATTGAGACCGATTGGGGCGCGCTGGCGCAGGATTGGCTGGACCGGCTGGCGGGCTGCTCTGAACCCGGCCCCGGCGTGACGCGATTGCCTTTTACCGGCGCACATCGCAGCGCCTTGGCGCTTTTGACCGCCTTGATGGAACAGGCGGGGCTGGTGGTGCATCTGGATGCCGCCGGAACCTTGATCGGATGCTGCGATGGCCCGGATGATGCGCCTGTTCTTTTGATGGGGTCGCATCAGGATTCGGTGCGCGAAGGTGGGGCCTATGACGGGATCATGGGCGTGGTCTTGCCGGTGCTGGCGCTGCAAAAGCTGCGGCAGGCGGGGGTGACGCTGCCCTTCGCGGTCGAGGTGATGGCCTTCGCCGATGAAGAAGGCGTGCGCTTTCCCACGGCGCTGATGGGGCCGCGCGCCCTTGCCGGGACGTTCGATATGGCCGCGCTGGACCTGCGCGATCGCGATGGGATCACCCTGCGCCGCGCGATGGCAGATTTCGGTCTGAACCCCGATGCCCTGCCGCAATTGCGACGCCACCCGGCACAGGTGCTGGGCTGGGTGGAAATCCATCTTGAACAAGGCCCTGTTCTGGAAACCGCAGCGCAGGATATCGGGATCGTCACCGCGATCTGCGGGATCGAACGCCATATGGTCACATTGACCGGCAAGGCCGCGCATGCCGGCACCCAGCCCATGGATCTGCGCCGCGATGCGCTGGTCGGTGCGGCAGAGCTGACGCTGGCCGCCGAAACACTGGCCCGCAAAACCGAGGGGTTGCTGGCCACGGTCGGGGCCTTGCAGGTCCGCCCCGGCGTGGTGAATGCCGTCCCCGGCGAGGTGACGCTGACCCTTGAAATCCGCGCGCCCGATGATGCGTTGCGCGAACGGGCCGGGGCAGCGCTGACCCAGGCTGCCCGTGATATCGCCACCCGCCGGGGCCTGACCCTGCAGATCCTGCGCAGCTATGCCCAACCGGCCACGCCCTGTTCGCCGCAGATGATCGCAGCGCTGTCCAATGCGGCCGCGTCCGATGGGCGTGCTGGGGCGGTGCAAAGATTGGCCTCTGGTGCGACGCATGATAGCTCTGCCATGGCCGCGCTTTGTCCGGTGGGCATGGTATTTACGGCCTGTCGGGACGGGGTCAGCCATCACCCCGACGAGCATGTCCCCCCCGCCGCCATGGCCGCAGGTATCCGCACCATCGCGCGGTTTCTGCAGCAAATGCAGCCAAGCGATCAGGCGGGCGCATAGCCTGCGGCGATGACGGGCGCACGGCGCTGTTTGGCAAAGGTTCAAGCCTCTTGTCGGGCTCTGCCATGTCACCAGCCCAAGCCAGCCGATTTGTCCGTTGCAAATAATTCATGCGCGCTTTGCGTGATTGTCACACTCACAGGCCATTCATTCGGATGACTGATCACTGGAGGGTGTCATGAGATTGAATTCACTTATTTTGGGGCTCGGCCTGGTGACGGTGTCGGCCCTTGGCGCAGCGGCGGCAGATTGGAAAATTGCCGTAACCGATGTGGAAGGCATGGAACGCCTGCAATTGGAATGGGGTCCGTTCAGAGACGCGCTTGAAACCGCAACAGGTGACACATTCGCATTCTTTCCGGTGAATTCGCGCACCGCTGCCGCAGAGGCGCTGCGCGGCGAGACAGTTGATTTCGTCATCTCTGGGCCTGCCGAATATGTGGTCATCAACACGCTGACCGATGCGACCCCGCTGATCGGTCTGGGCCGCCCGGATTACCATTGCGCGATCATCGTGCGTGCGGATAGCGGCATCAACACACCATCGGACCTTGTCGGGCGGCAGGTCGCCTTTGGCGATATCGGCTCGACCTCGAATATGTTGTGCCCGATGCAATTGCTTGCCGAT from Yoonia vestfoldensis encodes the following:
- a CDS encoding DUF1028 domain-containing protein, which gives rise to MTFSILAQDLNSGAFGGAAATGSLCVGGWVLRGDSRAGMSASQGAAPSTMWGEDTLLRMRAGDSAEQAIATVTWPDEGRAWRQLAALDRAGGTACHTGSANTAWRGALMAPGLVVSGNMLAGPQVLEALRGGFLAAPGTLAERLLAALAAAEAAGGDTRGLQSAALLVVSDDAPTLTLRVDYSENPVAALDDLHRRSQSGDYAAWLPSVPTRNNPWRGHD
- a CDS encoding M20 family metallo-hydrolase; amino-acid sequence: MIETDWGALAQDWLDRLAGCSEPGPGVTRLPFTGAHRSALALLTALMEQAGLVVHLDAAGTLIGCCDGPDDAPVLLMGSHQDSVREGGAYDGIMGVVLPVLALQKLRQAGVTLPFAVEVMAFADEEGVRFPTALMGPRALAGTFDMAALDLRDRDGITLRRAMADFGLNPDALPQLRRHPAQVLGWVEIHLEQGPVLETAAQDIGIVTAICGIERHMVTLTGKAAHAGTQPMDLRRDALVGAAELTLAAETLARKTEGLLATVGALQVRPGVVNAVPGEVTLTLEIRAPDDALRERAGAALTQAARDIATRRGLTLQILRSYAQPATPCSPQMIAALSNAAASDGRAGAVQRLASGATHDSSAMAALCPVGMVFTACRDGVSHHPDEHVPPAAMAAGIRTIARFLQQMQPSDQAGA
- a CDS encoding phosphate/phosphite/phosphonate ABC transporter substrate-binding protein yields the protein MRLNSLILGLGLVTVSALGAAAADWKIAVTDVEGMERLQLEWGPFRDALETATGDTFAFFPVNSRTAAAEALRGETVDFVISGPAEYVVINTLTDATPLIGLGRPDYHCAIIVRADSGINTPSDLVGRQVAFGDIGSTSNMLCPMQLLADYGIDPVNDIEKIHTSRNIAHEALKSGDIDAIGMNAGTFMGIRSTETELPYGFFKMIARSGDLPNDMMMVGAHVPQDAAVAVRDAILANKALVIAGITAHEENDKYIGMDLVAIDDSAYDYVRSMYTNAGYPQFDSFIGD